From a single Hypanus sabinus isolate sHypSab1 chromosome 7, sHypSab1.hap1, whole genome shotgun sequence genomic region:
- the LOC132397036 gene encoding gamma-aminobutyric acid receptor-associated protein yields MKFQYKEEHLFEKRRSEGEKIRKKYPDRVPVIVEKAPKARIGDLDKKKYLVPSDLTVGQFYFLIRKRIHLRAEDALFFFVNNVIPPTSATMGQLYQEHHEEDFFLYIAYSDESVYGM; encoded by the exons ATGAAGTTCCAGTATAAGGAGGAGCATCTGTTCGAGAAGCGGCGCTCGGAGGGCGAGAAGATCCGCAAGAAATACCCGGACCGCGTACCG GTGATCGTAGAAAAGGCCCCAAAGGCCAGGATAGGGGACCTGGACAAGAAGAAGTACCTCGTGCCATCTGACCTGACAG TGGGACAGTTCTACTTCCTGATTCGTAAGCGCATTCATCTAAGGGCTGAGGACGCCCTGTTCTTTTTCGTGAACAACGTCATTCCACCAACCAGTGCGACCATGGGACAGCTGTACCAG GAACACCATGAAGAAGACTTCTTTCTGTATATCGCTTACAGTGACGAAAGTGTTTATGGGATGTAG
- the LOC132397035 gene encoding protein NYNRIN-like: MLLTFPDITIQRCTTSNIADFVPLGYEGEPHDCVGKMMAFAKLRADLRSEPLEDADKKVLSVDGSCYRDYDGNHAGFSVVQQDQSSYKIIRMESCPQPCSAEIKALTAACEMMKGETVDIYTDSAYVHGVCHLFGAVWKQRGFKKSSGDPIQHCQRILDLIEAMMKPKALAIVKCQAHKKGNDVITKGNQAADKAARKASGCTLPVIAPQVSLAPEPEVEDLIEIQGKATLAEQTMWRKRGAKQNPEGLWSTEDGLLVAPTPLLTILISEAHGIDHCARGEVIKQIKKDGFWSPYLQASVDFVLSQCEVCTQNNIRKGITTPIGHIPVPEGPFKHLLIDYVDMIKTVRGKRYILVVIDRFSRWVEAVPSRDQGAKTVVKFLTNEVIPRFGIPTEVSSDNGSAFIQKVVKLVLQALRIKQRFGCVYHPQSQGMVERINGTLKAKLNKICADTKLNWVDALPLALMSYRMQTNRITCLTPHEMVTGRPMPVPQWRGAYKGPSLEQLEIELKQYMQQLTMIHRSIYALEALGEQLDATSKMAWQNRQALDWLLAEEGGVCVMLGEKCCTFISNNTSPEGSFTKAMYKLKSLRKEVKQNAGSGHQLFDWLESRLGGWGARLIKMAITVSIVLLSCAFVLCCFLPCLKSLVVRAATKQFPMLVLVASLVEKETPKMYRYSLQHLQDEQEQNNSVGVDCKGF; encoded by the coding sequence atgctattgacatttccagacataactatacagagatgcactaccagtaatatagctgattttgtccctttgggctacgaaggagaaccccatgattgtgtagggaagatgatggcatttgccaaattgagagcagatttacggtcagaaccactagaggatgcagataaaaaggttctgtccgtagatggctcttgttatagggactatgatggaaatcatgcagggttctcagtagtacagcaggatcagtcgagctataagattattaggatggagtcctgtccccaaccgtgttcagcggaaatcaaagccctgacagctgcgtgtgaaatgatgaaAGGTGAGacagtagacatctatactgattcggcatatgtccatggagtatgccatttgttcggggcagtgtggaaacagagaggttttaaaaaaagcagtggagatcccatacaacattgtcagcgaattctagacttaatagAAGCCatgatgaaacctaaagcattggctatagtaaaatgccaggcacataaaaagggaaatgatgtaataacaaagggaaatcaagctgcggacaaggcagccagaaaagcgtctggatgtacattacctgtcattgccccccaggtaagcctagctccagaacctgaggtagaggacctaattgaaatacaaggtaaggcaactttggcagaacagacaatgtggagaaaaaggggggccaagcagaacccggaaggcttgtggagcacggaagacggtttgttggtagcgcccacccctctactgacgattctgatttcagaagcgcatgggattgaccattgtgcaaggggagAAGTGATAAAgcaaataaagaaggatggtttttggtcaccttacttacaggcttcagtggactttgtcttgtcacagtgcgaggtatgcacACAGAATAATATtcggaagggaattacaaccccaataggtcacattcctgtacctgaaggaccatttaaacatctattGATCGATTatgtagacatgataaagacagtgagagggaaaagatacatactggtagtaattgatcgatttagcagatgggtggaggcggtaccttcaagagatcaaggggcaaagacagtggtaaaatttctgacaaatgaagtgatcccaaggtttggaatacctacagaagttagctcagacaatggttcagcttttatccagaaagtggtcaaactggtactacaagcgctgaggataaagcaaagatttggatgtgtataccaccctcagtcgcagggcatggtagagagaattaatggaaccctgaaagccaaactaaacaaaatttgtgcagacactaaacttaattgggtcgatgctttaccgttagcattgatgagttaccgcatgcaaactaatcgaatcACATGCCTGACACCACATGAGATGGTCACTGGGAGGCCCATGCCAGTGCCCCAGTGGAGAGGGGCGTATAAGGGACCTAGTTTGGAACaattggaaatagaattgaaacaaTACATGCAGCAGCTAACTATGATACATAGGTCTATTTATGCactggaggccttgggagaaCAGTTAGATGCAACTAGCAAAATGGCGTGGCAGAATAGACAAGCATTGGACTGGCTGTTGGCAGAAGAAGGAGGAGTTTGTGTGATGCTTGGAGAGAAGTGCTGTACTTTTATATCAAATAACACTAGTCCAGAAGGATCATTTACTAAGGCAATGTATAAGTTGAAAAGTCTAAGAAAGGAagttaaacagaatgcagggtCCGGACATCAGTTATTcgactggttagaaagtagactcggaggatggggagcacgGCTGattaaaatggcaataactgtcagtattgtattgttgagctgtgcgtttgtgctgtgctgttttcttccttgtctcaagtctcttgtagtacgtgctgcaaccaaacaatttccgatgctcgtgctcgtggcaagcttagtggagaaagaaacaccgaaaatgtatcgttacagcctacaacacctgcaggatgaacaagagcaaaacaacagtgtgggagtagattgtaagggcttctga